A part of Agromyces protaetiae genomic DNA contains:
- a CDS encoding DUF6350 family protein has product MSRLITALLAALEAVVAALVGLGIALVPLILLWSVHFGLEIDLAVFLRAGADVWLVGHGVDLVAQLDPVTAARTGVAGAGDPFPITIAFLGFALVTVLFARRIGRRSQAAGFAITGCLSAAAVTGGIGLALSFVASVPAATTSHWQAALLPALVAALGAVIGAIYETLASEADGGDDAPGPLLARWRELPVPPLAGALASIRVGAGAAFGVIAVAAVLLAGLLAADYATIVGLSQSLGAGADGGLAITLAELALVPNAIVWAASWILGPGFAIGDGTTFSPMGTLAGPVPGLPLLGILPTGGAALGIVWLIVPIVFGFVGATFAWPRFEAQTGSRAHAWYTPVVQALGAGVVAGVVLGLLAWWSGGAVGPGRLAVVGPDPIAVGAIAAATVGFGAIAGAFTARAMPRGADGGVRGDGRVEHSEEPYPEASIHF; this is encoded by the coding sequence ATGTCTCGTCTGATCACCGCCCTGCTCGCCGCGCTCGAAGCGGTCGTGGCGGCACTCGTCGGACTCGGCATCGCGCTCGTGCCGCTCATCCTGCTGTGGTCGGTGCACTTCGGGCTCGAGATCGACCTCGCGGTCTTCCTGCGCGCGGGCGCCGACGTGTGGCTCGTCGGGCACGGGGTCGACCTCGTCGCCCAGCTCGACCCCGTGACGGCCGCACGCACGGGCGTCGCGGGCGCAGGCGACCCGTTCCCGATCACGATCGCGTTCCTCGGATTCGCGCTCGTGACGGTGCTCTTCGCGCGTCGCATCGGCCGGCGTTCGCAGGCGGCCGGGTTCGCGATCACCGGATGCCTCTCCGCCGCCGCCGTGACGGGCGGCATCGGTCTCGCGCTCTCCTTCGTCGCGAGCGTGCCGGCGGCGACCACCTCGCACTGGCAGGCCGCCCTCCTTCCCGCGCTCGTCGCGGCGCTCGGGGCGGTGATCGGGGCGATCTACGAGACCCTCGCCTCCGAGGCCGACGGCGGCGACGACGCGCCCGGTCCGCTCCTCGCGCGCTGGCGCGAACTTCCCGTCCCGCCCCTCGCCGGCGCGCTCGCCTCGATCCGGGTCGGCGCGGGCGCCGCGTTCGGCGTGATCGCCGTCGCGGCCGTCCTCCTCGCCGGGCTCCTCGCGGCCGACTACGCGACGATCGTGGGTCTCTCGCAGAGCCTCGGCGCGGGCGCCGACGGCGGGCTCGCGATCACCCTCGCAGAGCTCGCCCTCGTGCCCAACGCGATCGTGTGGGCGGCGTCGTGGATCCTCGGGCCGGGCTTCGCGATCGGCGACGGCACGACCTTCTCGCCCATGGGCACCCTCGCGGGCCCGGTTCCCGGACTCCCGCTCCTCGGCATCCTGCCGACGGGAGGCGCCGCACTCGGCATCGTGTGGCTCATCGTGCCGATCGTGTTCGGGTTCGTGGGAGCGACGTTCGCCTGGCCGCGGTTCGAGGCGCAGACGGGTTCCCGCGCGCACGCGTGGTACACGCCCGTCGTCCAGGCGCTCGGCGCAGGCGTCGTCGCGGGCGTCGTGCTCGGCCTCCTCGCGTGGTGGTCGGGCGGTGCCGTCGGCCCCGGTCGGCTCGCCGTCGTCGGCCCCGACCCCATCGCCGTCGGCGCGATCGCCGCGGCGACCGTGGGCTTCGGCGCGATCGCCGGCGCGTTCACCGCTCGCGCGATGCCGAGAGGCGCGGACGGCGGCGTGCGCGGCGACGGTCGAGTCGAGCATTCCGAAGAGCCCTACCCCGAGGCATCCATTCACTTCTGA
- a CDS encoding FUSC family protein, translating into MTDASRPRLPWWRDVHSLDVEVAFRAAIAAAVPLVLLLATGRIEWAPYAAFGGMTAIFGRSEAYRTRIRTVSVAAVGLVASIGLGMAVSIVGAAAGGVLWWTATALVVVLVGGVLAVNLVRAHPPTPLFFVFAVLVCGAIPIPAGEGWVRLGVGVASAAFAWALSLSGWLVRRGPQKPVIPLKPLRENGPVRWGVLRSPVIWWTIGQYVVATLLAGLAALGLGLGHPYWAVVGAAAAIPPAGAARSISRALHRVVGTAAGVVVTGLVLWPEPPAWLLVAVIALAQFGAEIFVGRHYATALVFITPLALVVAHLASPVPVEGLLVDRFVETAIGCLAAILVVLVARALPNPKPRSRAAAR; encoded by the coding sequence ATGACGGATGCCTCGCGCCCGCGCCTTCCGTGGTGGCGCGACGTGCACTCGCTCGACGTCGAAGTGGCCTTCCGAGCGGCGATCGCTGCGGCCGTGCCGCTCGTGCTCCTGCTCGCGACGGGACGCATCGAGTGGGCTCCGTACGCCGCGTTCGGCGGAATGACGGCGATCTTCGGCCGCAGCGAGGCGTACCGCACGCGCATCCGCACGGTGTCGGTCGCGGCCGTCGGGCTCGTCGCGAGCATCGGGCTCGGCATGGCCGTGTCGATCGTCGGAGCGGCGGCGGGCGGGGTGCTCTGGTGGACGGCCACGGCGCTCGTCGTCGTGCTCGTCGGCGGTGTGCTCGCCGTCAACCTCGTCCGCGCGCATCCGCCGACGCCGCTGTTCTTCGTGTTCGCGGTGCTCGTGTGCGGGGCGATCCCGATTCCGGCGGGCGAGGGGTGGGTGCGGCTCGGCGTCGGGGTCGCGTCCGCGGCGTTCGCATGGGCGTTGAGCCTCTCGGGCTGGCTCGTCCGGCGGGGCCCGCAGAAACCGGTGATCCCGCTCAAGCCGCTCCGCGAGAACGGGCCCGTCCGGTGGGGCGTGCTCCGCTCGCCCGTCATCTGGTGGACGATCGGCCAATACGTCGTCGCGACGCTGCTCGCGGGCTTGGCGGCACTCGGGCTCGGGCTCGGTCACCCGTATTGGGCCGTCGTCGGCGCGGCGGCGGCGATCCCGCCCGCGGGCGCCGCGCGGTCGATCTCGCGCGCCCTCCACCGCGTCGTCGGCACCGCGGCGGGCGTCGTCGTCACGGGGCTCGTGCTGTGGCCCGAGCCTCCCGCGTGGCTGCTCGTCGCCGTCATCGCCCTGGCCCAGTTCGGTGCCGAGATCTTCGTCGGCCGCCACTACGCGACCGCCCTCGTCTTCATCACGCCGCTCGCGCTCGTCGTCGCGCATCTCGCGAGCCCCGTGCCCGTCGAGGGCCTGCTGGTCGACCGTTTCGTCGAGACGGCGATCGGATGCCTCGCCGCGATCCTCGTCGTCCTCGTCGCGCGCGCGTTGCCGAACCCGAAGCCGCGCTCGCGCGCCGCGGCCCGCTGA
- the sucC gene encoding ADP-forming succinate--CoA ligase subunit beta — protein MDLYEYQARDLFEKYGVPVLPGIVADTPEEVRAAAEKLGGVVVVKAQVKTGGRGKAGGVKVAKNADEAYEAAKAILGLDIKGHIVKRVMVAGGARIAQEFYFSVLLDRANRSYLSLTSVEGGMEIEQLAVEKPEALARVEVDPGTGITPTKAREIAVAANFPAELVDKVADVFVKLYDVYTGEDATLVEVNPLILSEDGEVIALDGKVSLDENAEFRHAGHALLEDKAAADPLEAAAKELDLNYVKLDGEVGIIGNGAGLVMSTLDVVAYAGENHGGVKPANFLDIGGGASAEVMANGLGIILGDPQVKAVFVNVFGGITACDQVAKGIVGALAELGSSANKPIVVRLDGNNVVEGRAILAEAAHPLVTLAENMDQGADKAAELANAA, from the coding sequence GTGGATCTTTACGAGTACCAGGCCAGAGACCTCTTCGAGAAGTACGGAGTCCCGGTGCTCCCGGGCATCGTCGCCGACACCCCCGAAGAAGTGCGCGCCGCAGCCGAGAAGCTCGGCGGCGTCGTCGTCGTCAAGGCCCAGGTGAAGACGGGAGGCCGCGGCAAGGCCGGCGGCGTCAAGGTCGCGAAGAACGCCGACGAGGCGTACGAGGCGGCCAAGGCCATCCTCGGCCTCGACATCAAGGGCCACATCGTCAAGCGCGTCATGGTCGCGGGCGGCGCCCGCATCGCCCAGGAGTTCTACTTCTCGGTGCTCCTCGACCGCGCCAACCGCTCCTACCTCTCGCTCACGAGCGTCGAGGGCGGCATGGAGATCGAGCAGCTCGCCGTCGAGAAGCCCGAGGCGCTCGCGCGCGTCGAGGTCGACCCCGGCACGGGCATCACGCCCACGAAGGCCCGCGAGATCGCCGTCGCCGCGAACTTCCCGGCCGAGCTCGTCGACAAGGTCGCCGACGTCTTCGTGAAGCTCTACGACGTCTACACGGGCGAAGACGCGACCCTCGTCGAGGTCAACCCGCTCATCCTGTCGGAGGACGGCGAGGTCATCGCCCTCGACGGCAAGGTCTCGCTCGACGAGAACGCCGAGTTCCGTCACGCGGGCCACGCGCTCCTCGAAGACAAGGCCGCGGCCGACCCGCTCGAGGCGGCCGCCAAGGAGCTCGACCTCAACTACGTCAAGCTCGACGGCGAGGTCGGCATCATCGGCAACGGCGCGGGCCTCGTCATGTCGACGCTCGACGTCGTCGCCTACGCGGGCGAGAACCACGGCGGCGTGAAGCCCGCGAACTTCCTCGACATCGGCGGCGGCGCGTCGGCCGAGGTCATGGCCAACGGCCTCGGCATCATCCTCGGCGACCCGCAGGTCAAGGCCGTGTTCGTGAACGTCTTCGGCGGCATCACGGCGTGCGACCAGGTCGCGAAGGGCATCGTCGGCGCGCTCGCCGAGCTCGGCTCGTCGGCGAACAAGCCGATCGTCGTGCGTCTCGACGGCAACAACGTCGTCGAGGGTCGCGCGATCCTCGCCGAGGCCGCGCACCCGCTCGTGACCCTCGCCGAGAACATGGACCAGGGCGCCGACAAGGCCGCCGAGCTGGCGAACGCCGCGTAA
- the sucD gene encoding succinate--CoA ligase subunit alpha, giving the protein MTIFLNKDSKVIVQGITGGEGSKHTARMLAAGTQVVGGVNARKAGTTVLHKAADGSDVELPVFASVTEAIEATGADVSIAFVPPAFTKDAVIEAIDAEIPLLVIITEGVPVQDSAEFWAYAKEQGGKTRIIGPNCPGIISPGESLVGITPANITGKGPIGLVSKSGTLTYQMMYELRDLGFSTAIGIGGDPIIGTTHIDALAAFEADPETKAIVMIGEIGGDAEERAADFIKANVTKPVVGYVAGFTAPEGKTMGHAGAIVSGSAGTAQAKKEALEAAGVKVGKTPSETARLLREVYAALGE; this is encoded by the coding sequence ATGACGATCTTCCTGAACAAGGACTCCAAGGTCATCGTCCAGGGCATCACCGGCGGCGAGGGCTCGAAGCACACGGCGCGCATGCTCGCGGCCGGCACCCAGGTGGTCGGCGGCGTCAACGCGCGCAAGGCCGGCACGACGGTGCTCCACAAGGCGGCCGACGGCTCCGACGTCGAGCTGCCCGTGTTCGCGTCGGTCACCGAGGCGATCGAGGCGACCGGGGCGGATGTCTCCATCGCGTTCGTTCCCCCGGCCTTCACGAAGGACGCCGTGATCGAGGCCATCGACGCCGAGATCCCCCTCCTCGTCATCATCACCGAGGGCGTGCCCGTGCAAGACTCCGCCGAGTTCTGGGCGTACGCCAAGGAGCAGGGCGGCAAGACCCGCATCATCGGCCCGAACTGCCCCGGCATCATCAGCCCCGGTGAGTCGCTCGTCGGCATCACGCCTGCGAACATCACGGGCAAGGGCCCGATCGGTCTCGTGTCGAAGTCGGGCACGCTGACCTACCAGATGATGTACGAGCTCCGCGACCTCGGCTTCTCGACCGCGATCGGCATCGGCGGCGACCCCATCATCGGCACGACGCACATCGACGCCCTCGCGGCGTTCGAGGCCGATCCCGAGACGAAGGCGATCGTCATGATCGGCGAGATCGGCGGCGACGCCGAAGAGCGCGCGGCCGACTTCATCAAGGCCAACGTGACGAAGCCGGTCGTCGGCTACGTCGCGGGCTTCACGGCTCCCGAGGGCAAGACGATGGGTCACGCCGGCGCGATCGTGTCGGGCTCGGCGGGCACCGCGCAGGCCAAGAAGGAGGCCCTCGAGGCCGCCGGCGTCAAGGTCGGCAAGACCCCGAGCGAGACGGCGCGCCTGCTGCGCGAGGTCTACGCCGCGCTGGGCGAGTAA